From one Acidobacteriota bacterium genomic stretch:
- a CDS encoding SMI1/KNR4 family protein, with protein sequence MIGNLLKTYWLSKGIKVGRGVTEKIIEQFEQKYSVRLPEDVCDYFIEVNGMDNSSDSEYWVWDDQEITFWSLQDITRLPTDAQLIRVHNPTCLFEFADWSICAHTYAIHLSNNLQEPNPVYVLYDQPIQIANSFTEFALEYIKTNNDILFPDPRNSRRAGQVDPIFVGQAGLSPPADRPQVNLRLSWKQQAREFQLSVE encoded by the coding sequence GTGATTGGAAATCTCCTAAAAACCTACTGGTTGAGTAAGGGAATCAAAGTTGGTCGAGGAGTTACTGAAAAGATAATTGAACAGTTTGAGCAGAAGTATTCAGTTCGGTTACCAGAGGATGTGTGTGACTATTTTATTGAAGTCAATGGAATGGATAACTCCAGTGATTCTGAGTATTGGGTATGGGATGACCAGGAAATTACTTTTTGGTCGCTTCAAGATATAACGCGACTCCCAACTGATGCCCAACTGATTCGGGTTCACAATCCAACCTGTCTTTTCGAATTTGCGGATTGGAGTATTTGTGCTCACACCTACGCTATCCATTTATCTAATAACTTACAGGAACCTAATCCTGTTTATGTTCTTTATGACCAGCCAATTCAAATAGCCAACTCGTTTACAGAATTTGCCCTTGAATATATTAAAACAAACAATGACATTTTGTTTCCAGACCCCAGGAATTCCCGGCGAGCAGGCCAGGTAGACCCGATCTTTGTCGGTCAGGCTGGTTTGTCACCTCCAGCCGACAGACCACAAGTGAACCTGCGGTTGAGTTGGAAACAGCAGGCCAGAGAGTTTCAATTGAGTGTTGAGG